One window from the genome of Mumia sp. ZJ1417 encodes:
- the guaA gene encoding glutamine-hydrolyzing GMP synthase: MPDHDLVLVVDFGAQYAQLIARRVREAKVYSEIVPHTMPVEEMLAKNPKAVILSGGPSSVYEVGAPRLDPALFAQGTPVFGICYGFQAMAQTLGGTVASTGQREYGRTDVAVGEPGVLLAGVPDTLRAWMSHGDEVTLAPEGFTVTASSPRATVAAFEDVERGLAGVQWHPEVLHSEHGQQVLERFLVEIAGCRQTWTMVNIVDEQVERIRETVGDARVICALSGGVDSSVAAALVQRAIGEQLTCVFVDHGLLRKGERDQVVRDYVAATDVNLKVVDAREQFLGHLAGVTDPEEKRKIIGREFIRTFEAAEREILQTPGTPVKFLVQGTLYPDVVESGGGEGAANIKSHHNVGGLPEDLEFSLIEPLRTLFKDEVRQVGEQLGLPAAMVWRHPFPGPGLAIRIVGAVDEERLEIVREADAIAREELTAAGLDRDVWQFPVVLLGDVRSVGVQGDGRTYGHPVVLRPVSSEDAMTADWSRLPYELLERISTRITNEVNEVNRVVLDVTSKPPGTIEWE, encoded by the coding sequence ATTCCTGACCACGACCTGGTCCTCGTCGTCGACTTCGGTGCCCAGTACGCGCAGCTCATCGCGCGCCGCGTCCGCGAGGCGAAGGTCTACTCCGAGATCGTGCCGCACACCATGCCGGTCGAGGAGATGCTCGCCAAGAACCCGAAGGCAGTGATCCTGTCCGGGGGCCCGTCGTCGGTCTACGAGGTTGGCGCACCGCGGCTCGATCCGGCGCTGTTCGCGCAGGGCACGCCCGTCTTCGGCATCTGCTACGGCTTCCAGGCCATGGCGCAAACGCTCGGTGGCACGGTCGCCAGCACGGGCCAGCGCGAGTACGGCCGTACCGACGTCGCCGTAGGCGAGCCCGGCGTCCTGCTGGCCGGCGTGCCGGACACGCTGCGGGCCTGGATGTCGCACGGCGACGAGGTCACCCTCGCACCCGAGGGCTTCACCGTCACCGCGTCCTCGCCTCGCGCGACGGTCGCGGCGTTCGAGGATGTCGAGCGGGGGCTGGCCGGAGTGCAGTGGCACCCCGAGGTCCTGCACAGCGAGCACGGCCAGCAGGTCCTGGAACGCTTCCTCGTGGAGATCGCCGGATGCCGCCAGACGTGGACGATGGTCAACATCGTCGACGAGCAGGTCGAGCGCATCCGCGAGACCGTCGGCGACGCGCGTGTCATCTGCGCACTGTCCGGCGGTGTCGACTCCTCCGTCGCCGCCGCGCTGGTCCAGCGCGCGATCGGCGAGCAGCTGACCTGCGTCTTCGTCGACCACGGCCTGCTCCGCAAGGGCGAGCGCGACCAGGTGGTGCGCGACTACGTGGCGGCCACCGACGTCAACCTCAAGGTCGTCGACGCACGCGAGCAGTTCCTCGGGCACCTCGCCGGCGTCACCGACCCGGAGGAGAAGCGCAAGATCATCGGCCGCGAGTTCATCCGGACCTTCGAGGCCGCCGAGCGCGAGATCCTCCAGACGCCCGGCACACCGGTCAAGTTCCTCGTCCAGGGCACCCTCTATCCCGACGTCGTCGAGTCCGGCGGCGGCGAGGGCGCGGCCAACATCAAGAGCCACCACAACGTCGGCGGCCTCCCTGAGGACCTCGAGTTCAGCCTGATCGAGCCGCTGCGGACGCTGTTCAAGGACGAGGTCCGTCAGGTCGGCGAGCAGCTCGGCCTGCCGGCGGCGATGGTCTGGCGCCACCCGTTCCCGGGCCCCGGGCTCGCGATCCGCATCGTGGGCGCGGTCGACGAGGAGCGCCTCGAGATCGTCCGCGAGGCCGACGCGATCGCCCGCGAGGAGCTGACGGCAGCGGGTCTGGACCGCGACGTCTGGCAGTTCCCCGTGGTGCTGCTCGGCGACGTCCGCTCGGTCGGCGTCCAGGGCGACGGCCGGACGTACGGTCACCCCGTCGTGCTGCGTCCGGTCAGCAGCGAGGACGCGATGACCGCCGACTGGAGCCGCCTTCCGTACGAGCTCCTCGAGCGCATCTCCACCCGCATCACCAACGAGGTCAACGAGGTCAACCGGGTCGTCCTCGACGTCACGAGCAAGCCGCCCGGCACGATCGAGTGGGAGTGA
- a CDS encoding GIY-YIG nuclease family protein has protein sequence MAWTYILKCADGSYYVGSARDLERRLKQHQDGDGAAHTRRRRPVELVYAMEFERVDEAFAWEKRVQGWSRAKREALIRGDFAALPQLSRNRQDE, from the coding sequence ATGGCGTGGACCTACATCCTCAAATGCGCCGACGGGAGCTACTACGTCGGTAGCGCCCGCGACCTCGAACGGCGTCTGAAGCAGCACCAAGACGGCGACGGTGCGGCACACACCAGGCGCCGCCGGCCAGTAGAACTTGTGTATGCCATGGAGTTCGAACGAGTCGACGAGGCCTTTGCCTGGGAGAAGCGCGTCCAGGGCTGGTCACGTGCGAAGCGGGAGGCTCTGATCCGCGGCGATTTCGCGGCTCTGCCACAGCTCTCGCGTAATCGGCAGGACGAGTGA
- a CDS encoding GMC family oxidoreductase N-terminal domain-containing protein, which produces MNHDAAPQHYDVLVIGSGFGGSVTALRLTEKGYRVGVLEAGARFRDEDFAASSWDLKRYLFAPEVGCYGIQRINLLKDVMIMSGAGVGGGSLVYANTLYEPFDPFYRDNAWGHITDWKAELAPYYDQAKRMLGVTTYPGMTPADEVMREVAEDMGVGDTFHATPVGVFFGGPGETADDPYFGGVGPSRAGCTHCGECMTGCRHNAKNTLVKNYLYLAEQAGARIHALTTVTQVTPRGGGGYAVDTRRTDRRRKVARRFTADQVVFAAGSLGTQKLLHRMRSEGVLPRISDRLGVLTRTNSESLLGAIAGNRDVDFSEGVAITSSFHPDEVTHIEPVRYGKGSNAMAMLQTVLTDGDGPRPRWQTWLKELWVQKRNVRGLYDFKHWSERVIIMLVMQSVDNSITTYTKKNPFTGRLRLTSKQGQGEPNPSWIPKANEAVRRTAEKIDGTAGGTLGEPFNIPLTAHFIGGCAIGDSAETGVIDPYHRLYGYDGLHVVDGAAISANLGVNPSLTITAQAERAMALWPNRGETDTRPAVGAGYARMDAVAPKNPVVPDDAPAALRLPIVGIS; this is translated from the coding sequence GTGAACCACGATGCGGCCCCCCAGCACTACGACGTCCTCGTGATCGGATCCGGCTTCGGCGGGAGTGTCACGGCCCTGCGACTCACCGAGAAGGGCTACCGCGTCGGGGTCCTCGAGGCAGGGGCGCGGTTCCGCGACGAGGACTTCGCGGCGAGCTCGTGGGACCTCAAGCGCTATCTGTTCGCGCCCGAGGTCGGGTGCTACGGGATCCAGCGGATCAACCTCCTCAAGGACGTGATGATCATGTCCGGGGCGGGTGTCGGCGGTGGCTCCCTCGTGTACGCCAACACGCTGTACGAGCCGTTCGACCCGTTCTACCGCGACAACGCGTGGGGTCACATCACCGACTGGAAGGCCGAGCTCGCTCCGTACTACGACCAGGCCAAGCGGATGCTGGGCGTCACCACGTACCCGGGGATGACGCCGGCGGACGAGGTGATGCGCGAGGTCGCAGAGGACATGGGTGTCGGAGACACGTTCCACGCGACGCCGGTCGGCGTGTTTTTTGGCGGTCCTGGGGAGACGGCGGACGACCCGTACTTCGGTGGCGTGGGTCCCTCACGTGCAGGCTGCACGCACTGCGGCGAGTGCATGACGGGGTGCCGTCACAACGCCAAGAACACGCTCGTCAAGAACTACCTCTACCTCGCTGAGCAGGCTGGTGCGCGCATCCACGCGCTCACGACGGTGACGCAGGTAACGCCGCGCGGTGGTGGAGGATACGCCGTCGACACTCGTCGTACGGACCGTCGACGCAAGGTCGCGCGGCGCTTCACGGCCGACCAGGTCGTCTTTGCCGCAGGTTCGCTCGGCACCCAGAAGCTCTTGCACCGGATGCGCTCCGAGGGCGTGCTCCCACGGATCTCTGACCGCCTCGGCGTGCTCACCCGCACCAACTCCGAGTCGCTCCTCGGCGCGATCGCCGGCAACCGCGACGTCGACTTCTCCGAGGGCGTCGCGATCACCTCGTCGTTCCATCCCGACGAGGTCACGCACATCGAGCCGGTCCGCTACGGCAAGGGCTCCAACGCGATGGCGATGCTCCAGACCGTGCTCACCGACGGCGACGGTCCGCGCCCGCGGTGGCAGACGTGGCTCAAGGAGCTGTGGGTGCAGAAGCGCAACGTGCGCGGGCTGTACGACTTCAAGCACTGGTCGGAGCGGGTGATCATCATGCTGGTCATGCAGTCGGTGGACAACTCGATCACCACGTACACGAAGAAGAACCCGTTCACCGGGCGGCTTCGACTCACCTCCAAGCAGGGGCAGGGCGAGCCGAACCCGTCGTGGATCCCCAAGGCCAACGAGGCCGTGCGCCGCACCGCCGAGAAGATCGACGGGACGGCCGGCGGCACGCTCGGCGAGCCGTTCAACATCCCGCTGACCGCGCACTTCATCGGCGGCTGCGCGATCGGCGACTCCGCCGAGACCGGCGTCATCGACCCGTACCACCGTCTCTACGGGTACGACGGCCTGCACGTCGTCGACGGCGCCGCGATCTCGGCGAACCTCGGGGTCAACCCTTCGCTGACGATCACCGCCCAGGCGGAGCGGGCCATGGCGTTGTGGCCGAACCGCGGCGAGACCGACACCAGGCCCGCGGTCGGTGCCGGATATGCGCGGATGGACGCCGTGGCGCCGAAGAACCCAGTCGTGCCTGACGACGCGCCCGCCGCGCTGCGCCTGCCCATCGTCGGCATCAGCTGA